The proteins below come from a single Chrysoperla carnea chromosome 1, inChrCarn1.1, whole genome shotgun sequence genomic window:
- the LOC123305487 gene encoding NADH dehydrogenase (ubiquinone) complex I, assembly factor 6, with translation MAKTLIRLNSNTIIFLSNFHFNFVRSYTSTLPKIKEKQTSAEYCLESVRRYDKENYLCTLLLDNSLRNCSLAVRAFNIEVARIQDLVSEPKIGLMRFQFWDDAITALFDKNGTKKIPNHPVMNELRKITQRHKLSKRYFQRLITSRRNQLTSPVFSSLENLETYMENGVSSIYYLLLESNDIQNIHADHVASHLGKAQGLANNLRSIQHGAEQGQIFIPRDLLMHYNISEEQILRKRISKQLKDAVFDIATKANQHLEKARSLKENLPPGATPIFLPGIAVDLYLKQLRQHDFDVFSANLRKSNPILPFILWWNLKRSKY, from the exons ATGGCTAAAACTCTTATTCGATTGAATTCGAATACCATtatatttctttcaaattttcatttcaattttgtaagatctTATACTTCAActttaccaaaaattaaagaaaaacaaacttcTGCCGAATATTGTTTAGAATCTGTAAG acgttatgacaaagaaaattatttatgcacATTGTTACTGGATAATTCATTGAGAAATTGCTCTTTAGCTGTTAGAGCATTTAACATAGAAGTAGCTCGTATCCAAGATCTTGTATCAGAGCCAAAAATAGGATTAATGCGATTTCAATTTTGGGATGATGCAATTACAGcgctttttgataaaaatggcaCTAAGAAAATACCGAATCATCCTGTGATGAACGAACTACGTaaa attacTCAACGACATAAATTAAgtaaaagatattttcaaagaCTAATAACAAGTCGACGAAATCAACTAACTTCGCCGGTATTTTCGTCATTGGAAAATTTAGAAACATATATGGAAAATGGGGTATCAAGTATATACTACTTATTGTTAGAGAGTAATGacattcaaaatattcatgCCGATCATGTAGCGTCACATTTAGGGAAAGCTCAAGGTTTAGCCAATAATTTAAGGTCGATACAACATGGAGCTGAGCAAGGTCAAATATTTATTCCTCGCGATTTATTAATGCATTATAATATAAGTGAAGAACAGATTTTACGAAAAAGAATATCGAAACAATTAAAAGATGCTGTATTTGACATTGCAACTAAAGCGAATCAACATTTAGAAAAG gCTCGatcattaaaagaaaacttGCCACCTGGAGCAACACCAATATTTTTACCTGGCATTGCAGTAGATTTGTATCTAAAACAATTACGACAACATGATTTTGATGTATTCTCagcaaatttaagaaaatctaATCCAATTTTACCATTTATATTGTGGTGGAATTTAAAacgttcaaaatattaa